DNA from Arthrobacter sp. StoSoilB19:
GCAACCCGCGCTTCCGCGCGCTAATCCACGCCCCCAACGAGGACGCCCTCCGCGCCGAGAAGGGCGAGATCGCCGACAGCCTCGTCTGGCTCGATACCGTCAACCGCAGCATCCTGCACGAGCCGCCCGCCGAGGACACCGCCGAGGCCCACGAGGGCCACATTGTCCCCGTCCTCATGCTCCGGGGCCAGGACGCGGACGACGACTCCAAGCGCGAGGTCTGCCCTGCCTGCCAAACGGCGGACGGCATCCGCTTCCTGGGCAGCGCCATCGCCACCATGCTCTCCGTGAGCATCTCAAACCTCTTCGGCGCCGATGGCCTCGATACGGGGGAAAAGAAGGCCCTCGTCTTCACCGACAGTGTCCAAGACGCCGCCCACCGTGCCGGCTTCGTTCAAGCCCGTTCGCACATCCTCACCCTGCGAGCCGCCTTCCGCAATGCGCTCGAGGCTGCGGCACCGGACGGGGGAGTCGTCACCCTCAAGCGGCTGGTCGACAGGGCAATTGCGGACGCCGCCACTCCCGTCCGCAAGTACCAGCTCATCGCCCCCGACTACGCCGACAGGCCGCAGTTCCGCGCCTACTGGGATCCGGAGGCCAACGCCCAGGAGAAGCGGAACGCGACACGCAACGCGGAGAAGCGCGTCCTTTTCGACGCCACCCTTGAGTTTGGCCTCCAGTCCCGCCTCGGCCGCACCCTCGAGCTCACCGGCAGCATTGTCGCCGAGACCGACGCCGGGACACCCCCCGCCATGCTCACGGCCGCACGTATTGCGCTTCAGGCGGTGCCCGGCACCCTTGGTCTCGAAGACCAGCTCACCGACGACGGTGCGCTGCTCGCGTGGGTGCGCGGCGTCGTCGAACGCGTTCGCACCCAAGGCGGCATCCGCCACCAGTGGCTCAGCGACTACATGGTCGAGGCGGGGGAGAAGGCCCAGCGCTGGAAGGTGTGGGGCGGCCGGCGCCGCAGCGAGGGTATGCCCGCCTTCCCTTCCGGGCGGTCCAAGCCAGCCTTCCCGCGGCTGGGCGGCGGTGACTCCGGCTACATGGACCCAATAGCCCAAGCCCAAAGCTGGTACACGCGATGGACCGCGCTGTGCCTCGACATCCCGAAGGCGGACGCCACATTTGTGGCCAAGGCCCTCTTCAGTCAGCTCGCTTGCCAAGGCGTGCTCGAGACCGTGCAGGCCAAGGACGGTGCCACGGTCTTTGCACTTCCCACCGACCGGATCCTCCTTCAGGCACCCACAGGCGAGGGCCTCGGCGCGGGCCGCCACTTCCTCGCGTGCTCCGTATGCCGCGCAGTTACACCGGGTTCCGCGACTGTGGTGGACCAGCTCGACGGTGCGCACTGTCTATATGTTCGGTGTCCCGGCCGGCTCGCGCGCCAGCCTGAGGAGGAGAACTTCTATCTCAAGCTGTACGGAGCGCGGGAGCCGAAGCGCGTCGTCGCCAAGGAGCACACGTCACTGCTGCCTGATGAGGAGCGGGTGCGCGCTGAGAATGAGTTCAAAGCCTCAGTCCAGACGCCGCAGGCACCTAACGTACTGGTCGCGACACCCACTCTGGAGATGGGCATCGACATCGGTGACCTTTCCTGCATCATGCTCGCCTCCCTCCCCACCTCCGTCTCGTCGTACTTACAGCGGGTGGGGCGCGCCGGCCGCCTCACTGGAAACTCACTCGTCCTCGCCTACGCACGTGGACGTGGAGAGCACCTGCCCAAGCTTCACGACCCGCTGTCTGTGATCAACGGGCAAGTCCGCCCGCCTGCCACCTTTCTTGACGCCGAGGAGATCCTGCAGAGGCAGTACCTCGCCCACCTCGTCGACAGGTTCGCGCGCGACGCCGGCCGACCCCACCCGCGCAAGGCCGCCGGCGCACTCGCCGGCGACGGACCGGGAACCTTCCTGGGCGACCTCATCGAGACAGCTCACTCCAACGCAGAGGAATATATCGAGGAGTTCCTCGGCCAATTCGGGGATCTTCTGGCTCCCGACAGCGCCGCTAGGCTCCGGGAATGGGCTGCCCACCGGGCTGACGGCTCGAGCGGGCTCGCCGAGCACGTGGTCCGGGCCGCCAGGCTGTGGGCCGACGACTGCGACGAGCTCAAGACGCGCATCGATGACGTCGAGAAGGCGATGCCCGAGCTGAAGGCCATGGCCGAGTCCAACGCGGCCACGGACGAGGACAAACGGGCACCCAAATCCGCCGAGGCCACACAGCGCATGCTGCGGGGACAGCTCTTCGCCCTGCGCGACGAGTACTGGATCTCCGTGCTCGAGAAGTACGGGCTGCTGCCGAACTACACGCTCCTCGATGATTCGGTGAATCTCGACGTCGGCGTGACCTGGCAGGAAGTCGAAACCCAGGACTACGTCACCGAGACGATCTCGCTGCAGCGCGGCGCTGCTATCGCGATCAATGAGCTTGCCCCGGGTGCCACCTTCTACTCGCGTGGCCTCGAGGTAAAGATCGACGCCGTGGACCTCGGCCCACAGCAGAGCCACATCCAACGCTGGCAGGCATGCCCGGAGTGCGGGTGGATACACACCGACGTGGACAGCGCAGGTCCGGTCAAGTCATGTGCCCGATGCCATCTCGGCGGTATCGCCGACGTAAGCCAGCAATTCGATGTTGTGGTCATGAAGAACGTCTCAGCAGAGGTGCGGCGCGACGAGGTGGCCATCGGCGATCGCTCTGACCAACGTGTCAAGGAGCGCTTCAATACGCTCCTCGCAGCGGATATCGATCCCGAGCACCTCACCGACGAATGGTTCCTCGAGGACTTCGAGTTCGGCGCCAAATACGCGAACCGGGTACAGCTCAGGTGGCTCAACCTGGGACGTGCCTCTGCCAACGCCGCGCCCCGGATTATCGCTGGCAACGAGTCCAAGGCACCGCTTTTCCGGGTCTGTTCGTACTGCGGCAAGCTGGACTCCGCCGGGCGCGCGAACAACCCTGATGAGCACCGCTTCTGGTGTAAGTACCGGAAATCCGGCGACGAGCACGTGGCAGAGGTGGCGCTCGCACGTGTCCTCGCCACGCAGGGGGTTGCCCTCCGCCTCCCGGCCGGTCGCGTCCTGGGGGATGACTTTGCCCTCCCCAGTCTGACCGCTGCGTTACTCCTCGGCCTCCGCGAAGTGATTGGGGGATCCCCCGACCACATCGCGGCCGTGCCGATCAACGAACCTGCCGACGGCGGCACCGCCGTCTCCCTGCTCCTGCACGATAAAGTCCCCGGCGGCACTGGCTACCTCGCCGAATTCGCCGAACCGGAGAAGGTATGGAACCTGCTGCGGGCGGCATGGGACGTGGTGCGGAACTGCGAATGCCGCGACGAGGAGCGCCTCGCCTGCCACCGCTGTCTCCTTCCTTTCGCGTCCCCTTGGCACGTCGACAAGGTGGCCCGCGTGACTGCGGAGCGTCTCCTGCGCAGCATCCTGGCCGGGCACGACGGTGTTCCGGACGACGGCGATCCCGCCTTCGGTGGCTGGACCGTGACCAAGGTTCCTCCACCGGCGCCAGCCCTGGAATCACACCTCGAGGTCAAGTTCCGCAAGGCACTCGTGGACAGGCTTGCCGCCGTCGGCGCCAACGTCAAGGTCACCCCCGGGCTTCGCGCAGACAAGGTGGAGTTCCGCCTTCCGGGCGCCAAACACATCTGGTGGCTGGAACCCCAAGTGGACATTCACGGCACTCGGCCTGACTTTGTCCTCTCAACGGCAGACCCGAACATCCCGAAGATCGCGATTTACACCGACGGCTACATTTTTCACGCGTCCCCTGAACACAACCGCGTGGCGGACGATGCGGCCAAACGGGAGGCTCTACGGGCCGTTGGTGTGGTTCCGTGGGCCATTACGTGGGAGGACATCGATGCCTTCTCCGGCGACGGATTGTCGATGCCGCCGTGGTTCACGGACAAAGCGGCGAGCATCGTGCAGAACGGGTCGACGCCGCTCCAGCCCGCGCTGCTTGCCGCCGTCAAGTCCGACGCCATGAGCCAGCTGTGGCAGTGGATCCGGGAGCCAAACAGGGACGCATGGGCGGACCTGTCGGATGCCATTCCTCTGCTCATGCTGGGAAAGTGCACCACCTTCAAGGGATCCGTTGTGGATCTTCCGGACTTCGTGCAGACCACGTTGGATGACCCGGAAGCGGCGCCTGAGTTGGGGGTGGGGCGCGCATGGATATACGCGGAAGGTCCTCTCCGATGTGCCGCAAACCTGACGTCGCCGCTCATGGTGAGCGCCGACGTCGTGCTCGTCCTTGATGGACGGGACGAAGCAGTGGCGGGGCCTGGGTATAAGAACGTGTGGCGCGAATGGCTGCGCCTAAGCAACCTGCTTGGATTCAGGCGGACAGCCCCGGCTATCGGCGCGGTTACTCTTGCGATGCCCTCGGTCCCGGTCACTGTGGAACCGGGAGCGCTGGGTAAGCACCTCCGGCCGGAATGGCAGGATCTACTGGACATCGCCACGCACGCCGAGCGCGAACTGTTGGCAGTGCTGGCAGAAATTGAGGGGTTCCCCCTACCCGAACTCGGGTACGAGCTCCACGACGGGACGCCTTTGGACATCGCTTGGCCGGAGCACAAACTTGCTGTCATTCTCCACGGAGCGGGCGAGTATGACGGCTGGACTTTGATGCCGGGCGATGCGGAACAAATTTTGGAAGCGCTGAAATTGAAGGAGAACGACTGATGGCATCGGTAACCCTGATGAAGGGGGCCAACAAGGTCGACGGATCGCTCAAGGGCAAAGTCTTGGACTTCCTTTACAAGCTTCAGGAAGACGACACCGCCCCGGGCCTCCACATCGAACCGATGAAAACCTACAAGGACTCCCGGGCGCGCACAGGCCGCGTTGACCAGCAGTTCCGGGCCGTGTTGTTCAAGCTTAACGCCGGGACAGAACCGCATTACGTCTATGCGGGCACGTTCAACCACGACGAGGCAATCAAAAAGGCACAGACAAGCATCCTGACCGTCAACCCGGTCAGCGGTATTGCTGAACTCATCAGCGCACCGGCAGAAGGATCAGCGACCCCGCCACCGGCCGCTGTTGTTCCCCCGACAGCGACAGGTCCCGCCTATGAGAACGGCCTCCAAAAAGCCGGGTACACGCCGTCGTACCTCTTCGAGGAGCTGGGCATTCCCGAACGTACCGGCGCAGCTGCGATCGGTGCGGCTTCTATGGAGGCGTTCGAACAGGTGGTCACTGACGAAGCAGTCCCCGAATGGCAGGGTCTTGCCCTTATTGACCTTGAGGCAGGGAAGTCCCTCCAGGAAGTCAAAGAAGGCCTGGGGATTGGCGACTACGTCGATGACCCCACGAAGTCCGATGATGAGAAGCTTGCCGAGGCGCTCAAGCACCCTGCCTCGAAGCTTGAATTCACGTATGCCGAGGGGTTCGAAGACCTCGAGTACGTCATCAACAACGAGAGTTTTCAGGACTGGCTGGTATTCCTGCACCCGGCCCAAGCCCAGTACGCGGTCAAGGACCGCAACGGGGCCTTCCGGCTTTCCGGCGGGGCGGGTACGGGCAAAACTGTGGTGGCGATCCACCGTGCAAAGCACTTGGCGGACCAGGACCCGGGCTCGCGCATCCTGCTGACCACATTCACGAAGACGCTGGCCGATAGTCTTGCTCAAAACGTGGGGCGTCTGGATCCGGTGCTGAATCAGAGCGACAAGCTCGGTGAAGCCCCGGTGACTGTAGCCGGCATCGACTCCGTCGCTGCCCAGGTCTGGTCAAAGGCATCGCCTGAGGAACAAGCTGGCGCCTTTAGTGCGGTGCTTGGGACGCCCGATGCCGCGGCGACGAGCCGCTCGAGTGACAAGGAATGGGGTGAGGCCCTTGAGCAAGTGGAGCACAAGCTCGAGCCCGCTCTGGCGAACCCCACATTTCTGGGGCAGGAGTACCTGTCTATCGTCCTTGCGAATTCAGTGACTGACAGGGACGGGTACCTGACCGTTCCGCGAGGAGGTCGCGGCACGGCCTTGAACCGGATGAAACGGATCGAGGTTTGGAAGGTCATTGAGGCTTATCGGCGGATCTGCCGGAGCAAGGGAGCCGTAAGTTATCCCGAACTCGCAGCACTGGCTGCTGGGGTCCTTGACCAGCGGGCCGCTGGGGGAGGGGCCCGCCCCTTCGACCACGTGATTGTTGATGAGGCTCAAGATTTTCACGCTGGCCACTGGCTCCTGCTGCGTGCACTGGTGGCGCCTGGTGCCAACGACTTGTTCATTGCGGAGGACTCCCACCAGCGGATCTATGGGCAGAAGGTGCCCCTCAGCCGGTTCGGCATCCAAATCGTTGGGCGCTCACGGCGTCTGACGCTCAACTACCGGACGACGGCCCAGAACCTTGCTTTCGCCGTCGGCCTCCTCTCCGGGATTCCGTTCACTGACATTGAGGACACCGCGGAGGAATCCTCAGACTACCGGTCCGCTAGAAGCGGGCCGCACCCCCAGCTTGAGGGTAAGGAGTCGCTCTCCAAGGAGCTCGATAACGCCGCTGATTGGGTCAAGGCGTGGACAGCCGATCCGGACTTCGCGCCGGAAACCCTCGGCGTTCTCGTGCGCTCAGGCAAGCAGGTGGACTTCGTGGTCAGCGGACTGCTTGAGCGCGGAGTCTCTACCCAGAAAGTTTCCGGTGACAAAGAGGCACATCCTGGCGAGCCGGTTGTGATGACCATGCACCGGGCGAAGGGCATGGAGTTTTCTAAGATCATCCTTTTCGGCGTAGGGGAGGCGAATATGCCTCTGCAATGGGCGCTCAAGGATCTCGGTGACGCCGAGAAGTCTGACGCCCTGTTGCAGGAGCGTTCATTGTTGTACGTAGCTGCGACGCGGGCGCGGGATGAACTGGTGGTCTCCTGGAGCGGGAAACCGTCGGAACTGCTGGGGGTTAGTTCCTAGACGGGGCACCGCTACTGAACCAGGGGAGTGCAAGCGTGGGGCCTCTACTTTGCGAACTTACCTGCTCACAACGCATGGCTTTCTAGAATTGTCGGTCGTTCCAGCTACATTATTGTGACTGAGCTAGAACGACCCATAGGGGCCGACAAAACTGGGGGCAATAGTGGGTGTAGACGCCGGCGTCGGATCTCTCTCTAAGGCGGCTGAACTTCAACGGGAGCAGTCCTATTTCGATCGAGCGAAGCAATACCGTGACAGCCAGGACGCAGTGTGGTCCCTGGCCACGGCTTCCTCGGGTTCAGCAGTTGAACGGCGTGCCTATAAACGCGCCATGGAGAAACGCAGGGTTGCCTCCCCTGATGACCCGATTGCACTTTCGCGCATTGACTTTGAAGACGGCGACAAACTGTATATCGGTAAGGTTGCCATCTTCGATGAGGACAAGAATCTCCTGGTCGTCAACTGGCAGGCCCCAGCCGCGGCGGTAGCTAATCAGGCCTCCATACAAGACCCCATGGGGCTGCGCAGCAAGCGGGTCTTCGACGCGCCAGCGAACAAGATTCTCGATTTCGAAGACATCGTCTTCAAAGCTTTGGCCGAAGCCGTTAGCGAGCTCGACGAGCATACCTATACGGGGGATGCCCTACTGCAGGCCTTGAGTCGTAAGCGCGGCTCCGAGATGACGGATATCGTCAAGACGATCCAGGCGGCTCAAGACAAGCTCGTGCGCGCGGAGCCGGACCAGCTCCTTGTCATACAAGGTGGTCCCGGCACTGGCAAGACGGCGGTGGCCCTTCATCGTGTTTCATGGCTTCTGTTTAACTATCAGGACGAATTGCCGCCAGAGGATGTACTTGTCGTCGGGCCCAATCCGACCTTCACGAAATACATTCGAAGGGTTTTGCCCGATCTTGGAGACGATGACGTCGTCCAGCAAGCATTGCAGAACCTCTTGTCCAACGACGTGCGTATCAGCGGGGAAGACTCAACTGAGACGGCGAGGGTTAAGGGCTCGGCACGTATGAGCCAGGTCTTGAAAAACGGGCTGAAGCAACGCATCCGAGTTCCGGCCGCGGATGTACGAATTCAACGACGAAATACAGTCCTTACTGTTTCTATCCCTGCAAATTCCGTCGCCGATGTCTTGAGTAACATGCAGTTCGAGACATTTGCTGACGGCCGCCGTCGCTTTAGGCAGCGGCTCGTCGAGCTGTGTGCCCCTTTGCTTGGCAACATCCGTCAGGTTGCCCCGGAACAATTTCTCGATGTACGGGCTCTGGAAGCGGAAGTCGAAAAAATCTGGCCGCAGATAACTCCCCAGCAATTTCTGCGGGAACTCCTTGGCTCTAAGGAACGACTCAAGCGGGCTGCCTACGGGCACCTGACGTCGGAAGAGATCGAGCTGCTGTACCGGCAGCAATCCGACAAAGTAGGAGATGAGGCTTGGACTGTCGCCGACCTCGCCCTGCTCGATGAGGCGCAGGCGCTAATGCGCGAGTCACCTCGCACATACGGGCACATTGTGGTGGATGAAGCACAGGACCTCTCCAAGATGCAGCTTCGTGCGATACGCAGACGTTCCAAAAACGGATCGATGACTGTAGTCGGTGACATAGCTCAGTCGACCGGGCCGTACTCACGCGATTCCTGGGACGACGTGGCGCAGATTCTCAGTGAGGGCACAGCGGACAGCACGGGCACCCGCGTGGTGGAGCTTGAGCACGGCTACCGGGTACCGAAGCAGGTCTTTGACGTCGCCCTGCCGCTGCTCAAGTCAGCTGCACCTTCAATAACCCCTCCGCGCATCTTGAGGGAAGTTGACTACGAGCCCCGATTCGTTGGCGCCCACCGGGAGGAACTGGCCCTCGAGGTATCGCGCTCCGTATTCACCCACAGTGGACGGGGCCGCTTTGTCGGCGTGATCGCCCCGACATACTTGTGGCCGGAGCTTAGAACCGCATTCCGAAGTGATGATCTGCAGTGGAGCGAATCAACCGAAGGTGAGCTGTCCACCGCCATCAATCTTGTTACGCCTGAGGATGCCAAGGGGCTCGAGTTTGACGCCGTCCTGGTGGTTGATCCGGCGGGAATCCTGGCCATGCCGCATGGCGAACGCATGTTGTACATCGCACTAACACGTACAACTACTCATCTGGACGTGATTTATCCCTCGGGCTCGTGGCCGCCGATTCTTGGTGGTTCGGACAAGCCGGAGCCACCAATGGCAGTTGACGTTGAACAGCCGCGACAGCCATCCAAAGCTGACGTGAAGATCTTGAGTGATCCAGCTCCCGGAGCCGACTCCGCTACTCCGGATGCCGCATCTACTATCGCGCTTCGTAACCTGGTCTCCGACGTCGTCCCATCCCTTACTGTTGGCGCTGCCCCGGAACATTTTGTGGGGACGGAGATGTCCCGCCTGGATGGAATGCAGCAGGCGATGGCTGAGCATTGGGCCAAGTTCTTCGCATCCCAGCTGCGGGATAACGTGCCGCCCAAGTTGGTTCCAGCTATCGTCGAAGAGCTGGCCCGCATCGCTTCGGAGGAGTGAATACTAGGCAGAACTTGACTCAAAATTGAGGCTCCAGCCATAGGTTGGACTGAAAACTCAGCAGACCAACTAGACAGATATCCTTCAGTGGACGATCGGCTCGAAAAGACCGAGACGCTGAATGCAATGCATCAATTCTCCGCGTGGGGCGGAAAGGTAGGAGAAGCCGTGTCGACAGGCAATGGTGTCTTGGACAAAAAGCTCGCGTTGCAGATGCAACGCTGGCGGGACGACCTGTTGTCGATCGACAGACGTCAGAGGCTTGTCTATTTCCAGCACCCCAAGAGTGGGACTTTCGAAATCGTTGAACCTGGCTGCTCAGGGGTAGAAGCCTTGGTGGCGGAGGGCGACGTCATGCTCGTCAGCAGTGAACCTGCAGACGATGAAGCGGGTGAATCGGCACAGGCCCTGAGGCTTCCCACGAAAGGTTCACGAACCCTACGCGTCACTGGCAAAACCGCTGCCCAAATCCTGAGCACGTCAAAGCGGCTGCATCAACGCTCGGAACAAGAATATGCGGACCGCGGGGTATGGACCCTTTATTTGGGCCACGGCATGCTCAATTGGATTGATCCCGCTGACGGAAAGAAAATCTCAAGTCCGTTGCTGCTTGTGCCCGTCCGTCTAGCCAAGGAGGGAAAGCAGTATGTGTTGAGGCGAACGGAAGACGAACCGGCATTGAACACGGCCCTCGGCCTTAAGCTCAGTAGGGACTTCGGCCTGGACCTCCCGGAGTTCGAGGTGGATGACCTGAACGTAGCGACGGTACTGTCCGGCGTGCGCAAGGCTATCGCGCAGTACGCAGACTGGAATGTTGACGAGCGGGTTGTCATGTCCATTTTCAGCTTCCACAAGGAAGCTATGTACCGTGACCTTGAGCAAAACGAAGCCAAGATTGTCGCCAACGGCATGATTCAACTCATGGCACTGGGCCCGGAGGCACCGAACTCCGAGGTGTTCGCCTTTGACCCTGTTTCTGACGAAGAGCTGGATTTCCGTCTGCCGCCCGAAAAGCTCCACAGCATTCTTGACGCCGACGGAAGTCAAAGAAAGTGCATTCTTGCGGCGAGAGAAGGCCGCAGCTTTATCATGGACGGCCCTCCAGGTACCGGCAAGAGCCAGACCATTGCCAACATCATCGCTGAGCTCATCGCAACAGGAAAAACGGTGCTGTTTGTCAGTGAAAAGGCGGCCGCCCTCGACGTGGTGCGCGATCGGCTGACAAGCAGGCAGTTGGATCCATTCCTGCTTGAACTGCATAGCCATAAGGCGACCCGTAAGCAGGTGGTCCAGACGCTTCATGCTGAGCTCACCCGCCGCCCGGTAGTAAAGAGCTCTTTCTCGGAAACGGACCGATCTCAGCTCATCAAAAGCCGGACCAGGCTAAGCGACCATGCTGACGCAATGAACGAGGTCCGAAGCCCGTTAGGACGGAGCCTCTTTGATGTCTTGGGACGGCTGGCTCAGTTAGCAAACGTGGGCGAATACCCTTCTGGGGATCCCAGCAAACTTGGCTTGCTGTCTGCGGACGCACTAGCAGACATCCTGCTTGCCGCCGCATCACTGTCGAAAGTGTGGCGCCCGGCTGCAGAAGGAGAATCATTTTCCTGGCGAGGTCTCGCGGGATCGAGCCTCACACAAGCACAAATCAAGGAGGCCGAGAAGTGTGTGGACGTTCTGGCCCTGGCAACAGAACGCCTCCTGCGGACAGTCAGGCTCTTTGACGCACAGATCCCATTCTGGCCTGTTGCCCTCGACGTTGCCGGCGTTCGTTCGCGAGCGGATCTTTCCGCCCATCTCTGTACAAGAAGGAACGTTCCCCGGCATTGGTATTCCGAGCCCAAATTCACTGATGTTCTTCGAAGGATCGACAGCCTTCAGGCAGAGGACGTCGAATACCAGACCAAAAAATCTGAAATTGACAGTATTTGCGTGGACAGATGGGACAAGAACGACAAGAGCCTTATAGCCCCGCTTGAAACTTTTCTTGAGCACGATCCGGCAATTTTCAGTCGTCCTCTTAGCCAATTTCCGTTCGGCCAGCTTAGCGGCATCGAGCTGGGAACTTCCAGGGCTGCCTCCTTACTCGAAGCTCTACTCGACAAGGCCCAGCAACTAGGTGTGCTTTTCGATGTTGAACCGCAATCACTGACTCTAAACAAATGCCTAGCCCTCTCATCACTCGCAGAGCTCAGCCAACAGGGCAGCCTGCCGGAACCACATTGGATCAACCCGAGTGTCCAAGGGGCTTTGGACGAAAGCGCGCGAATTCTTGAGGAGCTGGCTGCGATCGTACGCGACCGTCAGTCGGCAATGGAGTCAACCTTCAGCCCTGAAATCCTCGCATTGGATCTCAAAGGCCTTAAGGCCCGTTTCGAATTGCAACACAGAGGACTGAAAGCCTGGAGTAAACAAGCCCGGGCGGACAAGAAAACGCTTCGCGAGGTGACCGTTGCCGGGGTCGTCAACAAGGAGATCATTGCCATGCTTGGTGATGCCATCTCTTGGCAGACAGCACAGGAGAACCTCGCTAACAGCGAGCCCGAATATGGGCCTCGGCTCGGTAGTTATTACCGTGGCACTGCGACTGACTTTGCGAGGATCGCTCAGGCACTTGAGGTTGCCAGAACGGCTTTGAAGCTGGCCGGAGATGACATAGCGTCCTCCGCGCTGGCCCGGCAGCTGAGCAAAGCCAACACGCCAGACGCAGAGCTGATCCCTCTGGCGAGAGACGTTGCCAATATGGTGGAGCGCTTCGGTGTCGACACGCATGCACTCTTCGGCACTGTTTTCCATGAACAGGTCGGTGATCTGCCACTGACTCACATTTTGGGAATCCTCAAGGCGGCCCAGGAGAACTTTTCGGCCGCGCAAGTTTTGCGGGACCGACTTTCGAAGATGCTGGGCGAGACGGCAACACCGGTTGCGGCCAGTGCGGTTCTCCGGCAGATCGATGCGTTGGACGCGATGGATGAGAAAACCGCCGAACGTTCGCGGCACGATTCCGAGGTATTGGGCAAGCGATACAGTCCACGGAAAACAGACTGGGCAGCGGTGCGAGCCGACTACGATTGGATCGCAGCCTTGCGCAGAATCGTCGGAGGACCAATCGAGGATGACGATGTTTGGTTCGTTGAGGAGTTCGACGCTTCCGACCTTGATTTGGCAGAAGGCCTTTCCTCCTGGCTGGAAGCCCGAGACAAGCTGGTCGGCTTCTTTGATGCCGAGCGCTCGACCGAGCTCCGCGCCGAACTGAACCATGACCTTGAATACGCAGAGGAACTCCTTGCTGCCCTTGGTTTTAACCCGGCTGCTGATATCGATGTTTGGTTCGAATATAAAAGGCTCTTTGCTGCTCTTTCCGATGCCGGAGTGCCTGAGACGCTGACAGCCCTGTGCGACAGCCATGCGCCAGCGGACCAAGTAGTGTCAGCAATTGAAAGGGCTGCGCTGGAACCTTGGGCAGAAAGCATCATTGAAGGGGACGACAGGCTATCGGAACACCGTGCGTCCGGCCGCGAAAGCCTACTGAAACAGTTCAAGGAATTGGACGGAAACCTAATCGTCAATGCTTACGCCGACGTCGTAACGGCCTGTGTTGCCCGACGTCCACGCAGCATGGCCGGCCCTGCGGCAGTCATCGCGCACGAGGCCAACAAGAAGTCCCGTCACAAGCCCATTAGGCGGTTGCTGGAAGAAACCGGCTCTATAGTCCAGGGGCTGAAGCCCTGTTTCATGATGAGTCCTCTTTCCGTATCGCAGTATCTTCCTGCAGGGTTCGTCTTCGATGTCGTTATCTTCGATGAGGCCTCTCAGGTCATGCCCGCGGATTCCGTCAATTGCATCTACAGGGGCAAACAGCTGATCGTGGCTGGGGACCAGCGACAGCTCCCGCCAACGTCCTTCTTCTCGGCTGCAGATATTGAAAGCGACGACGAAGATGAACCGGACAACTTCGATAGCGTCTTGGA
Protein-coding regions in this window:
- a CDS encoding DEAD/DEAH box helicase, producing the protein MTGALRRPEPTMVTTGTGSGKTESFLYPIIDHVLRVKAAGITGMKALILYPMNALANDQAQRLAGLLTENPELGGITAGIYTGQKDGQKHTKVSAAGLINTREIFRSEAPDILLTNYKMLDMLLLRSEDASIWEQSATSLQYVVLDEFHTYDGAQGTDVAMLLRRLGLALKSHWPNDLSTVPHGPSEEDRARPLGRITPVATSATLGAKGESEPMLRFAQTVFGETFPDDGVVTESRLNIDAWCEAWAGDPAAELTRVAEGIEDTGKAIETVLGAGAEDPNAVIVEHVSQLLFGEQPADLLGAIRQHPLTRAVLHEASDAVALANLAESVFGEFNTSGGPRRRATLAERHAEFMANFLALLSHARAVPEPNRDAISVETHLWVRELSRLDKSVDNEHHYRWGDDGPHTDRTLYLPAVFCRHCGRSGWGAVLGPTGTDVENDDSKIRREQAAGNPRFRALIHAPNEDALRAEKGEIADSLVWLDTVNRSILHEPPAEDTAEAHEGHIVPVLMLRGQDADDDSKREVCPACQTADGIRFLGSAIATMLSVSISNLFGADGLDTGEKKALVFTDSVQDAAHRAGFVQARSHILTLRAAFRNALEAAAPDGGVVTLKRLVDRAIADAATPVRKYQLIAPDYADRPQFRAYWDPEANAQEKRNATRNAEKRVLFDATLEFGLQSRLGRTLELTGSIVAETDAGTPPAMLTAARIALQAVPGTLGLEDQLTDDGALLAWVRGVVERVRTQGGIRHQWLSDYMVEAGEKAQRWKVWGGRRRSEGMPAFPSGRSKPAFPRLGGGDSGYMDPIAQAQSWYTRWTALCLDIPKADATFVAKALFSQLACQGVLETVQAKDGATVFALPTDRILLQAPTGEGLGAGRHFLACSVCRAVTPGSATVVDQLDGAHCLYVRCPGRLARQPEEENFYLKLYGAREPKRVVAKEHTSLLPDEERVRAENEFKASVQTPQAPNVLVATPTLEMGIDIGDLSCIMLASLPTSVSSYLQRVGRAGRLTGNSLVLAYARGRGEHLPKLHDPLSVINGQVRPPATFLDAEEILQRQYLAHLVDRFARDAGRPHPRKAAGALAGDGPGTFLGDLIETAHSNAEEYIEEFLGQFGDLLAPDSAARLREWAAHRADGSSGLAEHVVRAARLWADDCDELKTRIDDVEKAMPELKAMAESNAATDEDKRAPKSAEATQRMLRGQLFALRDEYWISVLEKYGLLPNYTLLDDSVNLDVGVTWQEVETQDYVTETISLQRGAAIAINELAPGATFYSRGLEVKIDAVDLGPQQSHIQRWQACPECGWIHTDVDSAGPVKSCARCHLGGIADVSQQFDVVVMKNVSAEVRRDEVAIGDRSDQRVKERFNTLLAADIDPEHLTDEWFLEDFEFGAKYANRVQLRWLNLGRASANAAPRIIAGNESKAPLFRVCSYCGKLDSAGRANNPDEHRFWCKYRKSGDEHVAEVALARVLATQGVALRLPAGRVLGDDFALPSLTAALLLGLREVIGGSPDHIAAVPINEPADGGTAVSLLLHDKVPGGTGYLAEFAEPEKVWNLLRAAWDVVRNCECRDEERLACHRCLLPFASPWHVDKVARVTAERLLRSILAGHDGVPDDGDPAFGGWTVTKVPPPAPALESHLEVKFRKALVDRLAAVGANVKVTPGLRADKVEFRLPGAKHIWWLEPQVDIHGTRPDFVLSTADPNIPKIAIYTDGYIFHASPEHNRVADDAAKREALRAVGVVPWAITWEDIDAFSGDGLSMPPWFTDKAASIVQNGSTPLQPALLAAVKSDAMSQLWQWIREPNRDAWADLSDAIPLLMLGKCTTFKGSVVDLPDFVQTTLDDPEAAPELGVGRAWIYAEGPLRCAANLTSPLMVSADVVLVLDGRDEAVAGPGYKNVWREWLRLSNLLGFRRTAPAIGAVTLAMPSVPVTVEPGALGKHLRPEWQDLLDIATHAERELLAVLAEIEGFPLPELGYELHDGTPLDIAWPEHKLAVILHGAGEYDGWTLMPGDAEQILEALKLKEND